In the genome of Actinomycetota bacterium, one region contains:
- a CDS encoding SagB/ThcOx family dehydrogenase encodes MGILEYHEASKHSPESVRRSRRRLDWANKPAPYKDYEPGLAEYPLAWPPPPSGPGPVEGGFLKSGFLGRLLNLGAGVLRKRAVPGTETIEFRTYASAGGLYPVEIYAAVGGVAGLPPGLFHYHPRRRALVRLGEGDWRGTLAAATAGEPAVGEAPVVLALTGMPWRTAWKYGPRGFRHLYWDAGMILANLLAISSAAGVTARVVLGFDDGAVSDLLGLDGTREVPLAVLAVGAGAPAPPAGPVPPLRAAWAPLSGEEIDQPEILAAQASGGLAGDEVARWRAGGGRRAVAGREPGGEPGREPGGGRGISLERAIRRRGSARSFDRLPVPLGMLADILAAATGGIPTDLTPAGERRVVPYFIANRVELLDPGAYAYDGDLRMLDLGDFARAAGFLCLEQRLGRDAAATHFLMADLPAMLGALGDRGYRVAQLEAGIVGGRIYLAASRHGLGATGLTFYDDEVSEFLAHVGAPGLSPMLAVAVGPATRRLLPLA; translated from the coding sequence TTGGGAATCCTGGAGTACCACGAGGCGTCGAAGCATTCGCCGGAGAGCGTCCGCCGGTCCCGGCGCCGCCTGGACTGGGCCAACAAGCCGGCCCCTTACAAGGACTACGAGCCCGGCCTGGCGGAGTACCCGCTGGCATGGCCGCCACCGCCGTCGGGGCCGGGCCCCGTGGAGGGTGGCTTCCTGAAGAGCGGATTCCTCGGCCGGCTGCTGAATCTGGGAGCCGGGGTCCTGCGGAAGCGGGCGGTGCCCGGCACGGAGACCATCGAGTTCCGCACCTACGCCTCGGCGGGTGGGCTGTACCCGGTGGAGATCTACGCCGCCGTGGGCGGGGTGGCGGGCCTTCCACCCGGGCTCTTCCACTACCACCCCCGCCGCCGGGCCCTGGTCCGGCTCGGGGAGGGCGACTGGCGGGGCACCCTGGCGGCGGCCACGGCGGGGGAGCCAGCGGTGGGGGAGGCCCCCGTGGTGCTGGCGCTCACCGGCATGCCCTGGCGGACCGCATGGAAGTACGGCCCCCGGGGATTCCGTCACCTGTACTGGGACGCCGGGATGATCCTGGCGAACCTGCTGGCGATCTCCTCGGCGGCGGGGGTGACGGCCCGGGTGGTGCTGGGCTTCGACGACGGTGCCGTCAGCGATCTCCTGGGCCTCGACGGGACCCGGGAGGTGCCACTGGCGGTGCTCGCGGTCGGGGCGGGGGCACCGGCGCCGCCGGCCGGCCCCGTTCCGCCCCTGCGTGCCGCCTGGGCTCCCCTGTCCGGGGAGGAGATCGACCAGCCGGAGATCCTGGCGGCCCAAGCTTCCGGGGGCTTGGCGGGCGATGAGGTGGCTCGGTGGCGGGCAGGCGGGGGGCGTCGGGCAGTGGCCGGAAGGGAGCCGGGTGGTGAGCCGGGGAGGGAGCCGGGCGGCGGCCGCGGGATAAGCCTGGAGCGGGCCATCCGCCGGCGGGGCTCGGCCCGGTCCTTTGACCGGTTGCCCGTCCCGCTCGGGATGCTGGCCGACATCCTGGCGGCGGCCACGGGCGGGATCCCCACCGACCTGACCCCGGCGGGCGAACGGCGAGTGGTCCCCTACTTCATCGCCAACCGGGTGGAGCTGCTCGACCCCGGGGCCTACGCCTACGACGGGGACCTGCGGATGCTGGACCTGGGCGACTTCGCCCGAGCGGCGGGCTTCCTGTGCCTGGAGCAGCGCCTCGGCCGCGATGCCGCCGCCACCCACTTCCTCATGGCCGACCTGCCGGCGATGCTGGGGGCGTTGGGCGATCGAGGGTACCGGGTGGCGCAACTGGAGGCGGGGATCGTCGGGGGCCGGATCTACCTGGCGGCCTCCCGGCACGGGCTGGGCGCCACCGGGCTGACGTTCTATGACGACGAGGTCAGCGAGTTCTTGGCGCACGTGGGCGCCCCGGGCCTCAGCCCCATGCTGGCGGTGGCGGTCGGGCCCGCCACCCGCCGGCTGTTGCCGCTGGCGTGA
- a CDS encoding ABC transporter substrate-binding protein encodes MTPRPFRTMTLLACVAVLLAACTSKSPSHPGASSGGPSGSNGTASVLRLGYNPSLIQATALIGMQDGIFNQGISTEGHTALQPSTYATAATEVSALQSGSLDAGYLDPNSAIAAFEATGGGIKIISGATSGGSYLMTTYFAQKVATNLRGAKIAVPEQGTSDDVALRTYLADGGVKVGTGGVNIVYEPMSSIVAQYGHGLTGAWVDEEWASRMQIEHGATVFVDEGQSPLWPTTTYPTAVLVARTSYINQYPDTISNLLIGQVVANDRVKIQTPQNETDAAAAIKTTTGQTINQSESDLAWSHLSFTDDPNTTAIQTDATKAQKLGLIKTANLAGIFDLQPLNAVLQAANEPQVAGG; translated from the coding sequence ATGACCCCGCGCCCGTTCCGCACAATGACCCTGCTTGCCTGCGTGGCGGTGCTGCTCGCCGCGTGCACGAGCAAGAGTCCGAGCCATCCCGGTGCCTCGTCCGGCGGGCCGAGCGGCAGCAACGGGACAGCATCGGTGCTGCGCCTCGGGTACAACCCGTCCCTGATCCAGGCCACGGCGCTGATCGGCATGCAGGACGGCATCTTCAACCAGGGGATCTCCACCGAGGGTCACACGGCCCTGCAGCCCAGCACCTACGCCACCGCGGCTACCGAGGTGAGTGCCCTCCAGTCCGGGTCACTGGATGCCGGCTACCTGGACCCGAACTCGGCGATCGCCGCCTTCGAAGCGACCGGCGGCGGGATCAAGATCATCTCGGGGGCAACCTCGGGCGGCTCCTACCTCATGACCACCTACTTCGCCCAGAAGGTGGCCACGAACCTGCGGGGCGCCAAGATCGCGGTGCCCGAGCAAGGAACCTCGGACGACGTCGCGCTGCGCACCTACCTGGCCGATGGCGGAGTCAAGGTGGGCACGGGCGGGGTGAACATCGTCTATGAGCCGATGTCAAGCATCGTGGCGCAGTACGGCCACGGCCTGACCGGCGCCTGGGTGGACGAGGAGTGGGCCAGCCGGATGCAGATCGAGCACGGCGCCACGGTCTTCGTGGACGAGGGCCAGTCGCCGCTCTGGCCAACGACCACCTACCCGACCGCCGTCCTGGTGGCCCGCACCTCGTACATCAACCAGTACCCGGACACCATCAGCAACCTGCTGATCGGCCAGGTGGTGGCCAACGACCGGGTCAAGATCCAGACCCCCCAGAACGAGACCGACGCGGCGGCAGCCATCAAGACCACCACCGGGCAGACGATCAACCAGAGCGAGTCCGACCTCGCCTGGAGCCACCTGAGCTTCACCGACGATCCCAACACCACGGCGATCCAGACCGACGCCACCAAGGCCCAGAAGCTTGGGCTGATCAAGACCGCCAACCTCGCGGGGATTTTCGACCTCCAGCCGCTGAACGCCGTGCTGCAGGCGGCCAACGAGCCGCAGGTGGCCGGGGGGTAG
- the glgP gene encoding alpha-glucan family phosphorylase, translating to MARALRSFTVRADLPPALAGLRDIAMNLRWSWDARSQDLFRWADQAKWEAAGQDPTRLLGMIDQDRLEALARDRSFLTFLQEVHDDLMHHLERPRWFSERPDLALRSVAYFSPEFGIAAALPQYSGGLGVLAGDHVKAAGSLGLPLVGVGLFYRKGYFRQELNVDGWQIERYPTLDPEELGLQIVGRVTVDLGGLAVGARVVKAHVGRVPLYLLDTAIDENDEEARSITDNLYGGGEEHRLQQEILLGIGGVRALQVVGEAPQVFHINEGHAGFLALERLRSLILDEGLAFPEAVEVVRSGAVFTTHTPVPAGIDRFPRYLIERYFSAWAQECGVPFSQVMELGREPGGSDDVFNMAVLSFRLSGYCNGVAKLHGQTSRRMFQHLWPDVSFDEIPIHSITNGIHAPTWVSKEMSTLLDRYVLPEWWDGGPERWARLDDASDEDIWRIREQCRERLVGFVRARLRSARLAQGISPGDLAWCDDVFDPGVLTIGFSRRFAGYKRPTLLLSQPERLKALLNHPDRPVQILFAGKAHPADEPGKQMIRAIFNFAQDPEVRRRIAFLEDYDISMAKVLCQGVDLWLNTPRRPLEASGTSGEKAALNGVLNCSILDGWWDEMYDGTNGWAILSVEGYEDLARRDQVEASNLFDVLERRIVPLFYDRKARSVPRGWVRRIRSSLKALGPKVSASRMVREYVAWAYEPASRRSEALAENGYERGRALAAWKARVLRDWDQIGIEEEVDEEAPGPALGAPVSVRARVHLGSLSPDDVAVQLVHGPLDGTDELQSEIIETMVVTPVLAVVGGGARTDEGTWAYEGSFTCEHPGRYGYALRVIPAHPDLITFAEVGCVSWAGLGRGLRID from the coding sequence ATGGCTAGAGCCCTTCGCAGCTTCACCGTCCGTGCCGATCTGCCCCCTGCCCTGGCGGGGCTGCGGGACATCGCCATGAACCTGCGCTGGTCGTGGGATGCCCGCTCCCAGGACCTGTTCCGGTGGGCGGACCAGGCGAAGTGGGAGGCGGCGGGGCAGGACCCCACCCGGCTGCTGGGGATGATCGACCAGGACCGCCTGGAGGCCCTCGCCCGGGACCGGAGCTTCCTCACGTTCCTGCAGGAGGTGCACGACGACCTCATGCACCACCTGGAGCGCCCCCGGTGGTTCAGCGAGCGCCCGGACCTGGCCCTGCGGTCGGTGGCGTACTTCTCACCCGAGTTCGGCATCGCCGCCGCCCTGCCGCAGTACTCGGGCGGCCTGGGCGTGCTGGCCGGCGACCACGTCAAGGCCGCCGGGAGCCTGGGCCTGCCCCTGGTGGGCGTCGGCCTGTTCTACCGGAAGGGCTACTTCCGCCAGGAGCTCAATGTGGACGGCTGGCAGATCGAGCGCTACCCGACGCTCGACCCCGAGGAGCTGGGCCTGCAGATCGTCGGCCGGGTCACGGTGGACCTGGGCGGCCTGGCGGTGGGGGCCCGGGTGGTCAAGGCCCACGTGGGCCGGGTCCCGCTCTACCTCCTGGACACCGCCATCGACGAGAACGACGAGGAGGCCCGCAGCATCACCGACAACCTGTACGGCGGCGGCGAGGAGCACCGCCTCCAGCAGGAGATCCTGCTGGGCATCGGCGGCGTCCGGGCGCTGCAGGTGGTGGGCGAAGCGCCCCAGGTCTTCCACATCAACGAGGGCCATGCCGGGTTCCTGGCCCTGGAGCGGCTCCGCAGCCTGATCCTGGACGAGGGCCTCGCGTTCCCCGAGGCGGTGGAGGTCGTCCGATCCGGGGCGGTCTTCACCACCCATACGCCGGTGCCCGCCGGCATCGACCGCTTCCCCCGGTACCTCATCGAGCGCTACTTCAGCGCCTGGGCGCAGGAGTGCGGCGTCCCGTTCTCCCAGGTGATGGAGCTGGGCCGGGAGCCGGGCGGCTCGGACGACGTCTTCAACATGGCGGTGCTGTCCTTCCGGCTCTCGGGGTACTGCAACGGGGTCGCCAAGCTGCACGGGCAGACCAGCCGCAGGATGTTCCAGCACCTGTGGCCCGACGTCTCCTTCGACGAGATCCCCATCCACTCGATCACCAACGGCATCCACGCCCCCACCTGGGTCTCCAAGGAGATGAGCACGCTGCTGGACCGCTACGTGCTGCCCGAGTGGTGGGACGGGGGGCCGGAGCGCTGGGCCCGCCTGGACGACGCCTCGGACGAGGACATCTGGCGTATCCGGGAGCAGTGCCGGGAGCGGCTGGTGGGCTTCGTGCGCGCCCGGCTGCGCTCCGCCCGCCTCGCCCAGGGGATCAGCCCGGGCGACCTCGCCTGGTGCGACGACGTCTTCGACCCCGGCGTGCTCACCATCGGCTTCTCCCGGCGCTTCGCCGGCTACAAGCGGCCGACGCTGCTGCTCAGCCAGCCCGAGCGGCTGAAGGCGCTCCTGAACCACCCCGACCGCCCGGTCCAGATCCTGTTCGCCGGCAAGGCGCACCCCGCCGACGAGCCCGGCAAGCAGATGATCCGGGCGATCTTCAACTTCGCCCAGGACCCCGAGGTGCGCCGGCGGATCGCTTTCCTGGAGGACTACGACATCTCCATGGCCAAGGTGCTCTGCCAGGGCGTCGACCTGTGGCTGAACACGCCCCGGCGGCCTCTGGAGGCATCGGGGACCAGCGGCGAGAAGGCGGCTCTCAACGGCGTGCTCAACTGCTCGATCCTCGACGGCTGGTGGGACGAGATGTACGACGGGACCAACGGCTGGGCCATCCTCTCGGTGGAAGGCTACGAGGACCTGGCCCGCCGGGACCAGGTGGAGGCCTCCAACCTGTTCGACGTGCTGGAGCGCCGGATCGTCCCGCTGTTCTACGACCGCAAGGCCCGCTCGGTGCCCCGGGGCTGGGTGCGGCGGATCCGGTCGTCGCTCAAGGCCCTCGGCCCCAAGGTCAGCGCCTCCCGCATGGTGCGGGAGTACGTCGCCTGGGCCTACGAGCCCGCCTCCCGGAGGAGCGAAGCCCTGGCGGAGAACGGGTACGAGCGGGGCCGGGCGCTGGCGGCGTGGAAGGCCCGGGTGCTACGGGATTGGGACCAGATCGGCATCGAGGAGGAGGTGGACGAGGAGGCACCCGGCCCAGCCCTGGGGGCGCCGGTGTCCGTGCGGGCCCGGGTCCACCTGGGGTCACTCTCGCCCGACGACGTCGCCGTGCAGCTGGTCCACGGGCCCCTGGATGGCACCGACGAGCTGCAGTCCGAGATCATCGAGACCATGGTGGTGACGCCGGTGCTGGCGGTGGTCGGTGGTGGGGCCCGGACCGACGAAGGCACCTGGGCCTACGAGGGGTCCTTCACCTGCGAGCACCCCGGCCGCTACGGCTACGCCCTCCGGGTGATCCCGGCGCACCCCGACCTCATCACCTTCGCCGAGGTGGGCTGCGTGTCCTGGGCGGGGCTGGGCCGGGGATTGCGGATCGACTGA